In Zingiber officinale cultivar Zhangliang chromosome 8B, Zo_v1.1, whole genome shotgun sequence, a single genomic region encodes these proteins:
- the LOC122017201 gene encoding uncharacterized protein LOC122017201, producing MSGSRGIVGEKWSQRILWLCAIGSAISLYFVGVERQTQNHLRKMAEGFDDIDDSENSGGDGT from the exons ATGTCTGGCTCAAGAGGGATTGTGGGGGAAAAATGGTCGCAGAGGATACTTTGGTTGTGTGCTATCGGAAGTGCCATCA GCTTGTACTTCGTGGGTGTCGAGAGACAAACCCAGAATCACTTACGGAAGATGGCTGAGGGCTTTGATGATATAGATGATTCTGAAAATTCTGGAGGTGATGGCACTTGA